A single region of the Rhipicephalus microplus isolate Deutch F79 chromosome 10, USDA_Rmic, whole genome shotgun sequence genome encodes:
- the LOC119181178 gene encoding transmembrane emp24 domain-containing protein 5-like encodes MVRVVRLRRKCAVLDLLFGAIVFATLLDISRTKDVFEDAETELTVTLRAGGIECFHQPAKVGQVLEVEYQVLDANFGNMEMQQNMDINFVLKSPTGEELIKEKSRTEAIHRHEVKEPGDHTMCFDNSMSTVSSKTVYFEVYVDKTGGGSQEEDEWDGGDIPYSPELVYNDTYKDIKATIKKVHENLNQVTHYQDTKRAHEARDRNVQEHNFTRVNQFSMLVIVVMLVVGAVQVIMVRSLFEERSRLRKIFQYLS; translated from the exons ATGGTGCGTGTCGTGCGATTGCGCCGCAAATGCGCGGTCTTGGACCTTCTATTCGGTGCGATTGTGTTCGCCACGCTACTGGACATTTCGAGGACTAAGGATGTCTTCGAAGACGCCGAGACAGAACTCACGGTCACCCTGCGAGCGGGCGGTATCGAGTGTTTTCACCAGCCGGCAAAAGTCGGTCAAGTACTCGAAGTAGAATATCAA GTCCTTGATGCCAACTTTGGCAACATGGAGATGCAGCAGAACATGGACATAAACTTCGTCCTCAAATCGCCGACGGGTGAGGAGCTCATCAAGGAGAAATCCCGTACAGAGGCCATTCACAG GCACGAGGTGAAAGAACCCGGCGACCACACGATGTGCTTCGACAACAGTATGTCGACCGTGTCCAGCAAGACGGTCTACTTTGAGGTCTACGTGGACAAGACGGGAGGAGGAAGTCAGGAGGAGGATGAGTGGGACGGTGGCGATATTCCCTACTCACCTGAGCTTGTCTACAACGACACCTACAAGGATATCAAG GCGACCATCAAGAAGGTGCACGAGAACTTGAACCAGGTGACGCACTACCAGGACACCAAGCGCGCGCATGAGGCGCGCGACCGCAACGTGCAGGAGCACAACTTCACGCGCGTCAACCAGTTCTCCATGCTCGTCATCGTCGTCATGCTAGTGGTGGGTGCCGTGCAGGTCATCATGGTTCGGAGCCTCTTCGAGGAGCGCAGCCGTCTGCGCAAGATCTTCCAGTACCTCTCCTGA